In Legionella sp. PATHC035, a genomic segment contains:
- the petA gene encoding ubiquinol-cytochrome c reductase iron-sulfur subunit: MENQIIEPEQDKCDRVDEDRRRFLLTSTCVLGGIGALCALTPLVASWLPSAKAQAEGAPVQVDISKLEPGEQAVVEWRGKPVWIIRRTQEMLQRLTTGSSKLRDPNSLTQQQPSYAKNEHRSINPEYLVLIGICTHLGCSPKYKPNLGDLGPDWPGGFFCPCHGSTFDLSGRVFKDVPAPINLEVPPYYFLNKHTLVIGEDKA, translated from the coding sequence ATGGAAAATCAAATTATTGAACCTGAGCAGGATAAATGCGACCGTGTAGATGAAGATCGCCGTCGATTTTTGTTGACCTCAACTTGTGTATTGGGAGGAATAGGCGCTCTTTGCGCTTTAACACCCCTTGTTGCTTCGTGGCTACCTAGTGCCAAAGCTCAAGCAGAAGGCGCTCCCGTGCAGGTCGATATAAGTAAATTGGAGCCAGGTGAACAGGCAGTTGTTGAATGGCGTGGTAAACCAGTATGGATAATTAGACGAACTCAGGAAATGTTGCAACGGTTAACTACAGGTTCTTCAAAGTTACGCGATCCGAATTCGTTGACCCAACAACAACCCTCCTATGCGAAAAACGAGCATCGATCGATTAACCCTGAGTATTTAGTCCTTATAGGTATTTGTACCCACCTGGGATGTTCTCCTAAATACAAGCCTAATCTAGGTGATTTAGGACCTGACTGGCCAGGTGGTTTTTTTTGTCCTTGCCACGGCTCAACTTTTGATCTTTCTGGTAGAGTGTTTAAGGATGTTCCTGCACCAATTAATTTGGAAGTCCCGCCCTATTATTTTCTCAATAAGCATACTCTTGTTATTGGCGAGGATAAGGCATAA
- the rpsI gene encoding 30S ribosomal protein S9: protein MAEMKQYYGTGRRKSSTARVFLRPGKGDIKVNGRTLQEYFCRETSCMVVMQPLETVDLVNKFDVYVTVSGGGISGQAGAVRLGIARALVAYDETGLAEDAEPNPNSVRRKLRARGLLTRDSRRVERKKVGLHKARRATQYSKR from the coding sequence ATGGCTGAAATGAAGCAATACTACGGCACTGGTCGTAGAAAAAGTTCAACAGCTCGTGTGTTTCTACGTCCAGGCAAAGGCGACATCAAAGTAAACGGTCGTACTTTACAAGAATATTTCTGTCGTGAAACCTCTTGCATGGTTGTTATGCAGCCATTAGAAACCGTTGATCTTGTGAATAAGTTTGATGTGTACGTTACAGTTTCTGGCGGTGGAATTTCTGGTCAGGCAGGCGCTGTCCGTTTAGGTATTGCCAGAGCGTTAGTTGCTTATGATGAAACTGGATTGGCAGAAGATGCTGAACCAAATCCCAATTCTGTTCGCAGAAAACTTCGTGCACGTGGCTTGCTAACTCGTGATTCACGTCGTGTTGAAAGAAAGAAAGTGGGCTTGCACAAAGCACGTCGTGCAACTCAATACTCAAAACGTTAA
- the rplM gene encoding 50S ribosomal protein L13, translating to MKTFSAKSHKVKRDWLVVDASDKVLGRLASEIARRLRGKHKAEYTPHVDTGDYIVVTNAEKVIVTGRKFTNKMYYRHTGYPGGIKSDSFEKLQARNPVRIIELAVKGMLPKNPLGREMYRKLKVYAGNEHPHTAQQPKQLDIEE from the coding sequence ATGAAGACATTTAGTGCCAAAAGCCATAAAGTCAAACGTGACTGGTTAGTGGTTGATGCCAGTGATAAAGTTTTGGGTCGCTTAGCTAGTGAAATTGCACGTCGATTACGTGGCAAGCATAAAGCTGAGTATACCCCTCATGTTGATACAGGCGATTACATCGTTGTTACCAACGCGGAAAAGGTTATTGTGACCGGCCGTAAGTTTACCAACAAGATGTATTATCGTCACACTGGATATCCTGGTGGAATAAAATCAGATAGTTTTGAAAAATTGCAGGCTAGAAATCCTGTTAGAATTATCGAACTTGCTGTCAAAGGCATGTTACCCAAAAATCCTTTAGGTAGAGAGATGTATCGTAAGCTCAAAGTATATGCAGGTAACGAGCATCCACATACTGCACAGCAACCCAAGCAACTTGATATTGAGGAATAA
- a CDS encoding (2Fe-2S) ferredoxin domain-containing protein, protein MAYYNKHVLICTNQKAAGKQCCANTGGEAFFDYMKSRLLELEIHGPGKIRVSKSGCLGRCSSGPCIVIYPEGVWYSYASFADIDEIIEKHLIAGGLVEQLLIDQE, encoded by the coding sequence TTGGCCTATTACAACAAACATGTCCTCATATGCACTAACCAAAAGGCTGCAGGCAAACAATGCTGCGCCAATACCGGCGGTGAAGCTTTTTTTGATTATATGAAGTCGCGACTCCTGGAGTTAGAGATCCATGGTCCAGGTAAAATTCGTGTCAGTAAATCAGGATGTCTTGGGCGTTGCAGCTCAGGTCCTTGCATCGTAATCTATCCTGAAGGTGTATGGTACTCCTATGCATCATTTGCCGATATTGATGAAATTATCGAAAAACATTTAATTGCTGGTGGTCTTGTTGAGCAATTGTTGATTGATCAAGAATAA
- a CDS encoding integration host factor subunit alpha, which translates to MNALSKAIMAETLSDELKLSKPASKEMVENFFEELRHALEHGHHVKLSGFGNFTLRDKPQRPGRNPKTGEEIPVVARRVVTFKPGLKLKTKIESIGK; encoded by the coding sequence GTGAATGCACTAAGCAAAGCAATAATGGCAGAAACCTTAAGTGATGAATTAAAATTGTCCAAACCCGCATCAAAAGAAATGGTCGAGAATTTTTTTGAAGAATTGCGGCATGCACTGGAACATGGACATCATGTAAAATTATCTGGTTTTGGTAATTTTACTTTAAGGGATAAGCCACAAAGACCAGGAAGGAACCCCAAAACAGGTGAAGAAATTCCTGTAGTAGCCAGGAGAGTAGTAACCTTTAAACCGGGTTTGAAATTAAAAACAAAAATTGAGTCTATAGGAAAATAA
- the pheT gene encoding phenylalanine--tRNA ligase subunit beta, which produces MKLSKLWLREWVNFSLTEQELAHQLTMAGLEVDAVSPVAGEFTHVIVAEVLSTKPHPNADKLTVCEVNANTEKPLQIVCGASNVRAGLKVALAMVGARLPGGFNIKESKLRGELSQGMLCSVSELGMAEHSEGIMELESDAPVGMDLREYLTLDDHIFDIDLTPNRADCFSVLGIAREVAVLNKLPLLEQSIAKVTPSIDDVLPIQLKNSEACPRYCGRVIRHINPQATTPLWMTERLRRGGIRTVHPIVDVMNYVMLELGQPMHAFDLDTVNGEINVRFSNTQEQLELLDGQQLTLNEKVLVIADQEKPLAMAGIMGGEASSVQAHTQNVFLESAYFNPIVIAGIARKFGLFSDSSQRFERGVDPGLQMKALERATALILSIAGGEAGPVIEAFDQKHIPGIVSFSFDTDKVKKLTGLSISLQEMKSLLGGLGIVIGKEHNNCLDVIIPSHRFDIQQDVDLVEEIIRLYGYDNLHAQPTYTLAQAGKTCGNEEIATTLSRWFSCRGYHEAISYSFVDPELQQALYPHKEFMQLLNPISSELSQMRAGMWPGLIASMIYNVHRQQHAVKIFEIGVVFDVNKGQLVERPCVAGLLMGQQGGVNWSEPTRCFDFFDLKGDLQSLFASLKLKQVEFVAAAHDALHPGQSAQIKINGMPAGWIGMLHPRLTDALDLHHDVLLFEINLAALIGHEQPRYKAISKYPQIRRDLSFLVDADVSVMQIEAVVRATINENWLKSFDVFDVYTGEGVPEGKKSLAVAMTLQDESRTLVDAEINSLISAIINTLENKFSIILRE; this is translated from the coding sequence ATGAAATTAAGTAAATTATGGTTACGTGAATGGGTAAATTTCTCATTAACTGAACAAGAATTAGCACATCAACTGACCATGGCTGGCCTGGAAGTCGATGCAGTGAGTCCCGTAGCAGGAGAGTTTACTCATGTCATTGTGGCCGAAGTTCTTAGTACCAAACCTCATCCAAATGCAGATAAATTGACTGTATGTGAAGTGAATGCCAACACAGAAAAGCCTTTGCAAATTGTGTGTGGTGCTTCTAACGTTAGAGCCGGTTTAAAAGTGGCATTAGCAATGGTTGGTGCGCGTTTACCAGGTGGTTTTAATATCAAAGAGTCTAAATTACGCGGCGAACTATCACAAGGAATGCTTTGTTCTGTGAGCGAACTAGGCATGGCTGAGCACTCTGAAGGCATCATGGAATTAGAAAGTGATGCTCCGGTAGGGATGGATTTACGCGAATATTTAACCCTTGATGATCATATTTTTGATATTGATTTAACCCCTAATCGTGCTGATTGTTTTAGTGTATTAGGCATCGCCCGTGAGGTCGCAGTATTGAACAAATTACCTTTACTGGAACAGTCTATTGCCAAGGTGACGCCAAGCATTGATGATGTATTACCTATACAATTGAAAAACTCTGAAGCATGTCCGCGTTATTGTGGTCGCGTCATTCGACATATCAATCCTCAAGCAACAACCCCTTTATGGATGACAGAACGTTTACGTCGTGGTGGTATACGCACTGTACATCCCATTGTGGATGTCATGAATTACGTAATGCTCGAATTGGGCCAACCCATGCACGCCTTTGATTTAGACACCGTCAACGGTGAAATTAATGTGCGCTTTAGCAATACTCAAGAACAATTAGAATTGCTTGATGGTCAACAGTTAACACTAAATGAAAAAGTATTAGTGATTGCCGACCAAGAAAAACCTTTGGCGATGGCCGGAATTATGGGGGGGGAGGCGAGTTCTGTCCAAGCACATACGCAAAATGTATTTTTAGAAAGTGCCTATTTTAATCCCATTGTTATCGCTGGGATTGCAAGAAAGTTTGGTTTATTCAGCGATTCATCCCAGCGTTTTGAGCGAGGGGTTGATCCTGGTTTGCAGATGAAAGCATTAGAACGCGCTACGGCATTAATTTTATCAATTGCAGGTGGAGAGGCTGGGCCAGTTATTGAGGCTTTTGATCAAAAACATATCCCGGGAATAGTGAGTTTTTCTTTTGATACCGATAAAGTGAAGAAATTAACCGGCCTTAGTATTTCATTGCAAGAAATGAAAAGTTTATTAGGCGGACTCGGGATTGTTATTGGAAAAGAACACAATAATTGCCTTGATGTTATCATTCCCTCCCATCGTTTTGATATTCAACAGGATGTCGATTTGGTTGAAGAAATTATCCGTCTGTATGGGTATGATAATTTACATGCACAACCTACCTACACTTTGGCGCAGGCAGGAAAAACGTGTGGAAACGAGGAAATCGCGACCACACTTTCCCGATGGTTTAGCTGCAGAGGATATCATGAGGCGATCAGCTACAGCTTTGTTGACCCTGAGTTACAGCAAGCACTCTACCCGCATAAAGAATTTATGCAGTTACTTAATCCGATTTCCTCGGAATTATCGCAAATGCGTGCTGGGATGTGGCCAGGTTTGATTGCATCCATGATTTATAATGTTCATCGTCAACAACATGCCGTAAAAATTTTTGAAATTGGTGTGGTTTTTGATGTGAACAAAGGGCAGCTGGTAGAGCGCCCTTGCGTTGCAGGCTTATTAATGGGGCAGCAAGGCGGTGTAAATTGGAGTGAACCGACTCGCTGTTTTGATTTTTTTGATCTGAAAGGGGATCTGCAATCTTTATTTGCATCACTCAAATTAAAGCAAGTCGAATTCGTTGCTGCGGCACATGACGCCCTACATCCTGGACAATCAGCTCAAATCAAGATTAATGGAATGCCTGCAGGATGGATAGGCATGCTACATCCTCGTTTAACTGATGCTTTGGATTTACACCATGATGTGTTGCTGTTTGAAATCAATTTAGCGGCATTAATTGGACATGAGCAACCACGCTATAAAGCAATTTCCAAATACCCCCAAATTCGTCGCGACTTATCATTCTTGGTTGACGCGGATGTTAGTGTCATGCAAATTGAAGCAGTTGTCCGAGCAACGATCAATGAAAATTGGCTAAAATCCTTTGATGTGTTTGATGTATACACAGGAGAGGGTGTTCCCGAAGGAAAGAAAAGTCTTGCGGTGGCTATGACCTTGCAAGATGAAAGCCGGACATTGGTTGATGCCGAGATAAATTCTTTAATTAGTGCTATAATCAATACGTTAGAAAATAAATTTTCAATCATATTGAGGGAATAA
- the pheS gene encoding phenylalanine--tRNA ligase subunit alpha: protein MQDIITIQEQASEAINKAQDVSGLEAIRVDFLGKKGKLTEILKSLAHLSAEEKPKVGQLVNQAKREISEWIETKMLELKEKQLLEKLSAERIDVTLPGRKKESGSLHPVTQVKHRINEFFSRMGFDIIDGPEIETEFYNFEALNIPGHHPARAMHDTFYFGDGRLLRTHTSPVQIRAMEQRTPPFRLIAPGRVYRCDSDLTHTPMFHQVEGLLIDKQATLASLKGLLQDLFADFFGRKLALRFRPSYFPFTEPSAEVDIECTQCSGKGCRSCKFTGWLEVLGCGMVHPNVLKAVNISPDEYQGWAFGMGMDRLAMLYYGIDDLRMMFENDLTFLSQF, encoded by the coding sequence ATGCAGGATATCATCACCATACAAGAGCAGGCTTCTGAAGCAATTAACAAGGCACAAGATGTATCAGGATTGGAAGCAATTCGGGTTGATTTTTTAGGTAAAAAAGGCAAGTTAACCGAAATTTTAAAAAGCCTTGCCCATCTATCTGCCGAAGAAAAACCTAAAGTAGGTCAATTAGTGAACCAGGCGAAACGTGAAATCAGTGAATGGATTGAAACGAAAATGCTTGAGCTCAAAGAAAAACAATTATTAGAAAAACTCTCTGCAGAACGCATCGATGTTACTCTTCCAGGACGTAAAAAGGAGAGTGGTTCATTACATCCCGTAACCCAGGTGAAGCACCGGATTAATGAATTTTTTAGCCGCATGGGCTTTGATATTATCGATGGCCCCGAAATAGAAACAGAATTTTATAATTTTGAAGCATTAAATATTCCCGGACATCATCCAGCACGTGCTATGCATGATACGTTTTATTTTGGTGATGGCCGTCTGTTGCGTACGCATACTTCACCAGTACAAATTCGTGCGATGGAGCAACGCACTCCTCCGTTTCGTTTAATTGCCCCTGGACGCGTGTATCGTTGCGATTCAGATTTGACACACACGCCCATGTTCCATCAAGTTGAGGGGTTGTTGATTGACAAACAAGCCACTTTAGCCAGTTTAAAAGGGTTGCTCCAAGATCTTTTTGCTGATTTCTTTGGTCGAAAATTAGCATTACGGTTTCGACCTTCTTATTTCCCTTTTACGGAACCTTCAGCTGAAGTTGACATTGAATGTACCCAATGCAGTGGTAAAGGATGTCGCTCGTGCAAGTTTACAGGATGGCTTGAGGTTTTAGGTTGCGGTATGGTGCATCCCAATGTGCTAAAGGCAGTAAATATTTCCCCAGATGAATATCAGGGATGGGCATTTGGTATGGGTATGGATAGACTGGCGATGTTGTATTACGGAATTGATGACTTACGCATGATGTTTGAAAATGATCTGACTTTTTTAAGTCAATTTTAA
- the rplT gene encoding 50S ribosomal protein L20: protein MPRVKRGVTAKARHKKVLDQAKGYYGARSRTYRMAKQAVIKAGQYAYRDRRQKKRQFRALWITRINAQARECGLSYSRLIDGLKKAAIELDRKVLADLAVHDKVAFAAIAEQAKAALAK, encoded by the coding sequence ATGCCAAGAGTTAAACGTGGTGTGACAGCGAAAGCACGTCACAAGAAAGTTTTAGACCAAGCAAAAGGTTATTACGGAGCCCGTAGCCGTACCTACCGCATGGCGAAACAAGCAGTAATTAAAGCCGGTCAATACGCATATCGTGACCGACGTCAGAAGAAACGTCAGTTCCGTGCATTGTGGATTACGCGTATTAACGCGCAAGCTCGTGAGTGCGGTTTATCATACAGCCGTTTGATTGATGGATTGAAAAAAGCAGCAATCGAACTGGATAGAAAAGTATTGGCTGATTTGGCTGTTCATGACAAAGTAGCTTTTGCTGCAATTGCTGAACAAGCTAAGGCTGCATTGGCAAAATAA
- the rpmI gene encoding 50S ribosomal protein L35: MPKLKSHRGASKRFRKTASGAIKRRGAYRNHILTKKSTKAKRHLRVEAGTLKPCDARLAERMLHGS, from the coding sequence ATGCCGAAGTTAAAGTCACATCGCGGAGCATCTAAACGCTTCCGTAAGACAGCAAGTGGCGCGATTAAACGTCGCGGTGCTTATAGAAATCATATCCTCACCAAAAAGTCTACCAAGGCGAAACGTCATTTGCGCGTGGAAGCTGGTACTTTGAAGCCATGCGATGCACGTTTAGCAGAACGCATGTTGCACGGTAGTTAA
- the infC gene encoding translation initiation factor IF-3, whose product MSAPTKRENDRARINEQINVPEVRLIDVDGNQAGIVPTREALRAAEEGGLDLVEISPSAKPPVCRIMDYGKFLFELSKKQAEAKKKQKQIQVKELKFRPTTEDGDYQVKLRNLIRFLNHGDKVKVTLRFRGREMAHQELGMKILERLQQDTAEFAVVEQQAKREGRQLLMVLAPKKTK is encoded by the coding sequence ATTAGTGCACCAACTAAGCGTGAAAATGATCGCGCACGAATTAATGAACAGATCAATGTACCTGAGGTACGCTTAATTGATGTCGATGGTAATCAGGCAGGGATAGTCCCAACACGTGAAGCGTTACGTGCAGCGGAAGAAGGTGGATTAGATCTCGTGGAAATATCTCCATCAGCCAAGCCTCCTGTATGCCGCATTATGGATTATGGCAAGTTTCTCTTTGAATTGAGTAAAAAACAAGCGGAAGCGAAGAAAAAGCAGAAGCAAATTCAAGTCAAAGAATTAAAATTCCGTCCTACGACGGAAGATGGAGATTATCAGGTCAAGCTACGCAACCTGATCCGTTTCCTTAATCATGGTGATAAAGTCAAAGTGACGCTGCGTTTTCGTGGTCGTGAAATGGCTCACCAAGAACTGGGTATGAAGATTCTTGAGCGTTTGCAGCAGGATACAGCTGAATTTGCGGTTGTTGAACAGCAAGCGAAACGTGAAGGAAGACAATTACTGATGGTCTTGGCACCCAAAAAAACCAAGTAG
- the thrS gene encoding threonine--tRNA ligase has protein sequence MPNIKLPDGSIKHFEAPLTVYDVAHSISPGLAKAALAGRINDRLVDTSFLIEHDCALVILTEKQEESLEVIRHSTAHLLAQAVKSLFPTAQVTIGPVIEDGFYYDFAFQRAFTPEDLESIEAKMTELAKANYPVVRRELPRNEAIQYFKSIGEEYKAKIIADIPENEVLSLYKQGDFEDLCRGPHVPSTGFLKAFKLTKLAGAYWRGDSNNEMLQRIYGTAWADKKSLADYLFRLEEAEKRDHRKLGKSLELFHFQDIAPGMVFWHPKGWTIYQELERYMRNRLVDFGYQEIRTPQLVDKVLWEKSGHWANFRDEMFVTETENRHYAVKPMNCPCHVQVFNQGLKSYRDLPLRFSEFGNCHRCEPSGALHGLMRVRNMVQDDAHIFCTEDQIQSEVAMMLELVQSVYADFGFSEIKYRLALRPEKRVGSDDVWDKAEGALKQAMKDRQIQWVDAPGEGAFYGPKIECSLADCLGRIWQCGTIQVDFSMPGRLDASYVAEDGSKQIPVMLHRAILGSFERFMGILIEHYAGKLPLWLSPVQTMVLTISEKQNEYAKKITQILQKRGIRANYDLRNEKIGFKIREHTLQKVPYLLVIGDKEVESNQVAVRSREGADLGVMTIDTICDTLTQEIARKGQSIN, from the coding sequence ATGCCAAACATTAAATTACCTGATGGAAGTATCAAACATTTTGAAGCGCCCTTAACGGTCTATGATGTGGCTCATAGTATAAGCCCTGGCCTCGCTAAAGCTGCATTGGCCGGTCGCATTAACGATCGTTTGGTTGATACTTCTTTTCTAATTGAACATGATTGTGCATTGGTTATTCTTACTGAAAAACAAGAAGAAAGCCTTGAAGTCATTCGTCATTCTACAGCCCACTTATTAGCACAAGCAGTTAAAAGTCTTTTTCCTACAGCGCAAGTGACTATAGGACCTGTTATTGAAGATGGTTTTTACTATGATTTTGCGTTTCAAAGGGCATTTACTCCGGAAGATTTGGAGTCAATCGAAGCAAAAATGACTGAGCTGGCCAAGGCAAACTATCCTGTAGTGCGTAGAGAATTGCCCCGCAATGAAGCCATTCAATATTTCAAGAGCATAGGCGAGGAGTACAAAGCGAAGATTATTGCCGATATTCCTGAAAATGAAGTGTTATCGTTGTATAAGCAAGGTGATTTCGAAGACCTTTGTCGTGGACCTCATGTCCCTTCAACCGGCTTTTTGAAGGCATTCAAGCTGACTAAATTAGCTGGCGCATACTGGCGTGGTGATTCGAATAACGAAATGCTGCAACGTATATACGGTACTGCCTGGGCTGATAAAAAATCTTTGGCAGACTACTTATTCCGTTTAGAAGAGGCCGAAAAACGAGATCATCGTAAATTAGGGAAGAGCTTAGAACTATTCCATTTTCAGGATATTGCTCCTGGGATGGTATTTTGGCATCCTAAAGGGTGGACAATTTATCAAGAGCTCGAGCGCTATATGCGCAATCGATTGGTTGATTTTGGTTATCAAGAAATCAGAACACCGCAATTAGTTGACAAAGTTCTCTGGGAAAAATCAGGCCATTGGGCAAATTTTAGAGATGAGATGTTTGTTACTGAAACAGAAAATCGCCATTATGCCGTGAAGCCAATGAATTGCCCATGCCATGTGCAGGTGTTTAATCAGGGTTTAAAAAGCTATAGAGATTTACCATTAAGATTTTCCGAGTTTGGTAATTGCCATCGCTGTGAACCATCCGGCGCATTACATGGCTTGATGCGTGTTCGTAACATGGTGCAAGACGATGCACATATCTTCTGTACTGAAGATCAAATTCAATCAGAAGTCGCGATGATGCTTGAGTTGGTTCAGTCGGTATATGCTGATTTTGGTTTTAGTGAGATTAAGTACCGTCTGGCGTTACGTCCTGAAAAGCGAGTTGGTAGCGATGATGTTTGGGATAAGGCGGAAGGTGCTTTAAAACAAGCAATGAAAGACAGGCAAATTCAGTGGGTTGATGCTCCAGGTGAAGGAGCCTTTTACGGACCGAAAATCGAATGCTCATTAGCAGATTGTTTGGGCAGGATTTGGCAATGTGGAACCATTCAAGTTGATTTTTCCATGCCAGGCCGGTTGGATGCTTCATACGTCGCTGAAGATGGCAGTAAACAAATTCCAGTGATGTTGCATCGTGCAATTTTAGGCTCTTTTGAGCGTTTCATGGGTATTTTGATAGAGCACTACGCAGGAAAACTGCCTTTATGGCTATCTCCAGTGCAAACGATGGTTCTGACAATCAGCGAAAAGCAAAATGAGTACGCAAAGAAAATAACACAAATTTTGCAAAAAAGAGGTATTCGAGCTAACTATGACTTGAGAAATGAGAAGATTGGCTTTAAAATTCGCGAACATACTTTACAAAAAGTGCCATATCTCTTAGTGATAGGCGATAAAGAGGTCGAATCCAACCAAGTTGCTGTGCGCTCACGCGAAGGAGCAGACTTGGGTGTGATGACAATAGATACAATTTGTGATACCTTGACGCAAGAAATTGCTCGTAAAGGTCAATCAATTAATTAA
- a CDS encoding helix-turn-helix domain-containing protein, with the protein MEKVNLAKQFADRLRDAMLAAGFTSQRSTSGISIHKLSEITGYSLQICRKYLRGEAIPEPVKLMEIATKLHVSPGWLLFGNSPHDQGTDREKVTVNKNLLHYLFSRASCLYNSTLAEQEIPNFLMELINDLSLINADEGQSKKIIDLALASVKHFSHGVT; encoded by the coding sequence ATGGAAAAAGTTAATCTGGCAAAACAATTCGCTGATCGATTACGTGATGCCATGCTCGCAGCAGGATTTACTTCACAACGATCTACTTCAGGTATCTCTATCCATAAGCTGTCTGAAATTACAGGATATTCCCTACAAATATGTCGCAAGTACCTCCGCGGCGAGGCCATCCCTGAACCGGTCAAATTGATGGAAATTGCGACTAAACTTCATGTGTCCCCAGGTTGGCTATTATTTGGAAACTCGCCACATGATCAAGGAACTGATCGAGAAAAAGTAACGGTTAATAAAAATTTGCTTCACTATCTCTTCTCCAGAGCATCATGTCTTTATAACAGCACACTCGCGGAACAAGAAATACCAAATTTCTTAATGGAATTAATTAACGACCTGAGTCTAATTAATGCGGATGAAGGGCAGTCTAAAAAAATTATTGATTTAGCTTTAGCTTCAGTAAAGCACTTTAGCCATGGGGTTACCTAA
- a CDS encoding trimeric intracellular cation channel family protein: protein MLLHYLFIIGICVEAITGALAAGRKKMDFFGVMLIASITALGGGTVRDALFNTYPLTWVTHPEYLLYTSLCAFLTIFIAHSLIRIMKIFLILDALGLSTFVIIGTQKALNHGLSPSIAIISGMLTGICGGMLRDILCNDIPLVLRKELYAVIALAGALLFIVLDYFHTPENINIIITLISIFTARLLAIFFHIEIPIFDYSESIKKRKRNS, encoded by the coding sequence ATGTTACTCCATTATCTTTTCATCATCGGCATTTGTGTTGAAGCAATCACCGGTGCATTAGCAGCCGGCCGCAAGAAAATGGATTTTTTTGGTGTCATGCTCATTGCAAGTATTACGGCATTAGGCGGTGGTACAGTAAGAGATGCCTTATTTAATACTTATCCACTGACCTGGGTAACACATCCTGAATACCTGCTGTATACCTCATTATGTGCGTTTCTAACGATATTTATTGCCCATTCATTGATTCGCATTATGAAAATATTTTTAATTCTTGACGCGCTTGGATTATCTACTTTCGTCATTATTGGCACCCAAAAAGCACTAAATCATGGCTTATCCCCGAGTATCGCTATTATTAGTGGTATGCTCACCGGTATTTGTGGAGGCATGTTGCGGGATATTTTATGCAATGATATCCCCCTGGTGTTAAGAAAAGAACTCTATGCCGTGATTGCTCTTGCTGGTGCATTACTTTTTATTGTTCTCGATTATTTTCATACCCCAGAAAATATCAACATCATCATCACACTAATCAGCATTTTTACAGCACGTCTTTTAGCTATTTTCTTTCATATTGAAATACCCATATTTGACTATTCAGAAAGTATCAAAAAACGGAAACGGAACTCCTAG
- a CDS encoding peptidylprolyl isomerase, protein MVVISTSKGDIHLQLDTENTPATAENFLNYVRSGFYNNTIFHRVIAGFMIQGGGLDSGMKQKATNEPIKNEAKNAKPNKRGSIAMARTMDPHSATAQFFINVADNAFLNYSGDHMQGYGYCVFGEVVEGMDIVDAIAKVKTGQRMGHADVPVEEVSILEVKEV, encoded by the coding sequence ATGGTTGTAATCAGCACATCTAAAGGTGATATTCATCTACAATTAGATACAGAAAATACTCCAGCTACAGCAGAAAATTTTCTTAATTATGTGCGCAGTGGTTTTTATAATAATACAATTTTCCATCGTGTTATTGCCGGTTTTATGATTCAAGGTGGTGGACTGGACTCCGGTATGAAGCAGAAAGCTACGAATGAGCCTATTAAGAATGAAGCAAAAAATGCAAAGCCCAATAAACGTGGCTCGATTGCCATGGCGCGCACCATGGATCCTCATTCTGCAACAGCGCAATTTTTCATTAATGTTGCGGATAATGCATTCTTAAACTACAGTGGTGACCACATGCAAGGATATGGATATTGTGTCTTTGGTGAAGTCGTTGAAGGAATGGATATTGTGGATGCTATTGCCAAAGTAAAAACAGGGCAACGAATGGGCCATGCAGATGTGCCTGTTGAGGAAGTGAGCATCCTCGAAGTCAAAGAAGTGTGA